In Arthrobacter alpinus, a single window of DNA contains:
- a CDS encoding carbohydrate ABC transporter permease codes for MRRQNWYTPYLLVAPGVIWVFVFALWPFLNTIVLAFTDARPLRPAAFVGLANFQKMFEDERFSYALTTSIVYVIVCVPLLTFLPLLLALLVNSKVPAIGFFRTTFYFPVIASAVVVAIVWEFLFSGSGTVNSALSYFGLADRPIEFLSDRWLLIGCAIGLTVWKGVGYYMVVYLAALGNVGREQHEAAAMDGAGRWRRFWAVTVPGVRGPMMLVSVLVCVGAMRVFTELYVLSHGSGGPGGQAMSMVMMIQEMGKGLNGQVGYASAISLVLFLLTLVPLSIVAVVNNGETIRDALASRRAARLAKRTPAPTSVVGAAVPEVAVEDLKELVR; via the coding sequence ATGAGACGACAGAACTGGTACACACCATATTTGCTCGTAGCGCCGGGCGTGATCTGGGTGTTTGTGTTCGCCCTGTGGCCGTTCCTGAACACGATTGTCCTCGCGTTCACGGATGCACGCCCACTTCGTCCCGCAGCGTTTGTGGGGCTGGCAAACTTTCAGAAAATGTTCGAGGATGAGCGGTTCAGCTACGCGCTGACTACCTCGATTGTGTATGTGATCGTCTGCGTTCCGCTGCTGACATTCCTGCCCCTGCTCCTCGCGCTCCTGGTGAACAGCAAGGTGCCGGCAATCGGATTCTTCCGCACCACCTTCTATTTCCCTGTGATTGCATCGGCGGTAGTGGTCGCGATTGTCTGGGAGTTCCTGTTCTCGGGAAGCGGCACCGTCAATTCGGCCCTGAGCTACTTCGGGCTTGCCGACCGTCCCATCGAGTTCCTCTCGGACCGGTGGCTGCTGATCGGGTGTGCAATCGGGCTGACGGTGTGGAAGGGGGTGGGCTACTACATGGTGGTCTACCTTGCCGCCCTCGGCAATGTCGGGCGAGAGCAGCATGAGGCTGCCGCGATGGACGGTGCCGGACGCTGGCGCCGCTTCTGGGCGGTGACGGTTCCTGGAGTGCGCGGGCCGATGATGCTTGTTTCGGTCCTGGTCTGCGTGGGCGCCATGCGGGTTTTCACCGAGCTCTATGTACTCTCCCACGGATCGGGGGGACCTGGTGGCCAGGCAATGAGCATGGTCATGATGATCCAGGAAATGGGCAAGGGCCTCAACGGGCAGGTTGGGTACGCCTCAGCCATCTCGCTGGTCCTGTTCCTGCTGACGCTCGTGCCCCTGTCGATCGTCGCCGTCGTCAACAATGGCGAAACCATCAGGGACGCCCTGGCCAGCCGGCGAGCAGCCAGGCTCGCCAAGCGGACCCCGGCCCCCACCTCGGTGGTTGGTGCCGCGGTGCCCGAAGTTGCAGTTGAGGACTTGAAGGAGCTTGTGCGATGA
- a CDS encoding carbohydrate ABC transporter permease, which produces MTIKTSKHDMKIPREKAYRARGSADIMKPSLGGLIGKYGLLLGVLVIMVFPFLWQLSTSLKGAGENIYDFPPSLIPAEPTLANYGEVFRTIPVLDYAWHSLIIGVGTVITNVVFATLGGYALGTMKFRFKWVILAIFFSTLLLPGEVTLTSQYLTIKSLGLANTLWGVFLPGAIAAINVLLMMAACRMIHPDTLDAATIDGANTMQRLRHIVWPNIRGMVSVVALFSFIGAWDDFLWPLVVLSDPANYTLTVGMQYLNSNFAANPRVIAAGTMIALIPIILLFAALQKHFFRGVEEGGVKG; this is translated from the coding sequence ATGACCATCAAGACGTCCAAACATGACATGAAGATTCCCCGCGAGAAGGCGTACCGCGCACGCGGCTCGGCAGACATCATGAAACCGTCACTGGGTGGTCTCATTGGCAAGTACGGGCTCCTGCTCGGCGTGCTCGTGATCATGGTGTTCCCGTTCCTGTGGCAGCTGTCGACATCGCTGAAGGGTGCCGGCGAGAACATCTACGACTTTCCGCCGTCGCTCATTCCTGCGGAGCCCACCCTGGCCAACTACGGTGAGGTTTTCCGCACCATCCCCGTGCTCGACTACGCGTGGCATTCCCTGATCATCGGCGTGGGAACAGTTATTACCAACGTCGTGTTTGCGACTCTCGGTGGCTACGCACTGGGGACGATGAAGTTCCGCTTCAAGTGGGTCATTCTGGCCATCTTCTTCTCAACCTTGCTGCTGCCCGGCGAGGTAACGTTGACCAGCCAGTACCTGACCATCAAATCGCTCGGACTCGCCAATACCCTGTGGGGCGTGTTCCTGCCAGGTGCAATCGCTGCGATCAATGTGCTTTTGATGATGGCGGCCTGCCGGATGATCCATCCGGACACGCTGGATGCGGCGACCATCGACGGCGCAAACACCATGCAGCGGCTGCGCCATATTGTATGGCCGAACATTCGCGGCATGGTCTCTGTTGTGGCGCTGTTCTCCTTCATTGGTGCATGGGATGACTTCCTTTGGCCGCTCGTGGTGCTCTCCGACCCTGCGAACTACACGCTCACGGTGGGGATGCAGTACCTCAACTCAAACTTCGCCGCCAATCCGCGAGTCATCGCGGCAGGGACAATGATCGCACTTATCCCGATCATTTTGCTGTTCGCAGCGCTGCAGAAGCATTTCTTCCGCGGCGTGGAAGAAGGTGGAGTCAAGGGCTGA